One Panicum virgatum strain AP13 chromosome 3N, P.virgatum_v5, whole genome shotgun sequence DNA segment encodes these proteins:
- the LOC120664741 gene encoding threonine synthase, chloroplastic-like, which translates to MAATAHASSMSFLLSHPQPRSATPGTRLPLRPAARRVRCATDAAVPTAQPAAAASTKHRRAADENIREEAARHPAPKQGLSAWYEPFPPAPNGDPNERYSLDEIVYRSSSGGLLDVRHDMEALARFSGAYWRDLFDSRVGRTTWPYGSGVWSKKEFVLPEIDPDHIVSLFEGNSNLFWAERLGRDRLGGMNDLWVKHCGISHTGSFKDLGMTVLVSQVNRLRRAPLSRPIAGVGCASTGDTSAALSAYCAAAGIPAIVFLPANRISLEQLIQPIANGATVLSLDTDFDGCMRLIREVTAELPIYLANSLNSLRLEGQKTAAIEILQQFDWEVPDWVIVPGGNLGNIYAFYKGFEMCRVLGLADRVPRLVCAQAANANPLYSYYKSGWTEFQPQVAKPTFASAIQIGDPVSVDRAVVALKATNGIVEEATEEELMNAMSLADRTGMFACPHTGVALAALFKLRDQRVIGSNERVVVVSTAHGLKFSQSKIDYHDSKIEDMACKYANPPVSVKADFGAVMDVLKKRLKGKL; encoded by the coding sequence ATGGCGGCGACTGCCCACGCCTCCTCCATGTCTTTCCTGCTCTCCCACCCCCAGCCACGCTCCGCCACCCCAGGCACCCGCCTCCCGCtccgcccggccgcccggcgcGTCCGTTGCGCCACCGATGCCGCCGTCCCCACGgcccagcccgccgccgccgccagcaccaAGCACCGGCGCGCGGCGGATGAGAACAtccgggaggaggcggcgcggcaccCCGCCCCGAAGCAGGGCCTCTCCGCGTGGTACGAGCCCTTCCCGCCCGCCCCCAACGGCGACCCCAACGAGCGCTACTCCCTAGACGAGATCGTCTACCGCTCCAGCTCGGGGGGCCTCCTCGACGTGCGCCACGACATGGAGGCGCTCGCCCGCTTCTCGGGCGCCTACTGGCGGGACCTCTTCGACTCCCGCGTCGGCCGCACCACCTGGCCCTACGGCTCCGGCGTCTGGTCCAAGAAGGAGTTCGTCCTCCCCGAGATCGACCCCGACCACATCGTCTCCCTCTTCGAGGGCAACTCCAACCTCTTCTGGGCCGAGCGCCTCGGCCGGGACCGCCTCGGCGGGATGAACGACCTCTGGGTCAAGCACTGCGGCATCTCCCACACGGGGTCCTTCAAGGACCTCGGCATGACCGTGCTCGTCAGCCAGGtcaaccgcctccgccgcgcgccgctctcGCGCCCCATCGCCGGCGTCGGGTGCGCGTCCACGGGGGACACCTCCGCCGCGCTCTCCGCctactgcgccgccgcgggtatACCGGCCATTGTCTTCCTCCCGGCCAATCGCATCTCGCTGGAGCAGCTCATCCAGCCGATTGCCAACGGCGCCACTGTGCTCTCGCTGGACACCGACTTCGACGGCTGCATGCGGCTCATCAGGGAGGTGACTGCCGAGCTGCCTATTTACCTTGCCAATTCGCTCAATTCTCTTCGGCTCGAGGGGCAGAAGACGGCGGCTATTGAGATACTGCAGCAGTTCGATTGGGAGGTGCCGGATTGGGTTATTGTTCCAGGAGGCAATCTTGGGAACATCTATGCCTTCTACAAGGGATTCGAGATGTGCCGCGTTCTTGGGCTTGCTGATCGTGTGCCACGGCTTGTCTGCGCACAGGCTGCCAATGCCAACCCGCTGTATAGTTATTACAAGTCGGGTTGGACTGAGTTCCAGCCACAGGTAGCCAAGCCGACCTTTGCATCAGCGATCCAGATTGGTGACCCGGTGTCTGTCGACCGAGCTGTGGTTGCACTCAAGGCGACAAACGGCATTGTTGAGGAGGCCACAGAGGAAGAGCTCATGAACGCAATGTCACTAGCTGATCGCACTGGAATGTTTGCCTGCCCGCATACTGGTGTTGCGCTTGCTGCCCTGTTCAAGCTCAGGGATCAGCGTGTCATCGGGTCGAATGAGCGTGTTGTGGTTGTCAGCACAGCCCATGGTCTGAAGTTCTCTCAGTCCAAGATCGACTACCATGATAGCAAGATTGAGGACATGGCTTGCAAGTATGCCAACCCACCAGTGAGTGTGAAGGCTGACTTTGGTGCTGTCATGGATGTCCTGAAGAAGAGGCTCAAGGGTAAGCTCTGA
- the LOC120664743 gene encoding peptidyl-tRNA hydrolase, mitochondrial-like isoform X2: MRILSGVLDSSSALLSGVVGSASAACARLGFSRVSFVRADPSSMPAPACKAAAATSSSAAADDGAQKPWLFVGLGNPGRMYKGTRHNVGFEMIDAIAEAEGISVSSKQFKAIVGKGLIGDVPVMLAKPQTFMNASGESVGQLVSYFKIPLNHLVVIYDDLDLPFAKLRLLPKGGHGGHNGMRSIIDHLKQSRNFPRLRIGIGRPSEEMGAISFVLGSFSNQEKEELEVTFQRGLQAVRIMVREGFNKSATFVNTPQPLEMLNR; the protein is encoded by the exons ATGCGGATTCTCTCCGGCGTCCTCGATTCCTCGTCCGCGCTTCTCTCCGGCGTCGTGGGCTCCGCGTCTGCCGCGTGCGCCCGCCTCGGGTTCTCGCGCGTGTCCTTCGTTCGGGCGGACCCCTCAAGCATGCCGGCTCCCGCTTgtaaagccgccgccgccacttccTCGTCTGCCGCAGCCGACGACGGCGCCCAGAAACCGTGGCTCTTCGTCGGTCTGGGGAATCCCGGAAGGATGTACAAAGGGACTCGCCACAAC GTTGGGTTTGAGATGATTGATGCTATCGCAGAAGCTGAAGGAATTTCAGTCAGCAGTAAGCAATTTAAGGCAATTGTCGGGAAAG GCCTCATTGGTGATGTCCCTGTAATGCTTGCCAAACCACAGACTTTTATGAATGCAAGTGGTGAGTCT GTTGGACAGCTAGTTTCATATTTCAAGATACCACTCAATCATTTAGTTGTG ATATACGATGATCTTGATCTACCCTTTGCGAAATTGCGTCTGCTGCCAAAGGGGGGACATGGTGGGCATAATGG GATGAGGAGTATTATCGACCATTTGAAACAGAGCCGCAATTTTCCACGTCTAAGGATTG GCATTGGACGGCCATCTGAGGAGATGGGTGCTATCAGTTTTGTTCTGGGGTCATTCAgcaaccaagaaaaggaagag CTTGAGGTGACGTTCCAAAGAGGCTTGCAGGCAGTAAGGATCATGGTCCGGGAAGGATTcaacaagagcgcaacatttgTGAACACTCCCCAGCCATTAGAAATGTTGAATAGATGA
- the LOC120664743 gene encoding peptidyl-tRNA hydrolase, mitochondrial-like isoform X1 yields MRILSGVLDSSSALLSGVVGSASAACARLGFSRVSFVRADPSSMPAPACKAAAATSSSAAADDGAQKPWLFVGLGNPGRMYKGTRHNVGFEMIDAIAEAEGISVSSKQFKAIVGKGLIGDVPVMLAKPQTFMNASGESVGQLVSYFKIPLNHLVVDEEYYRPFETEPQFSTSKDWYCDYLLPFVFIQANVRNIIPQNCCAGIGRPSEEMGAISFVLGSFSNQEKEELEVTFQRGLQAVRIMVREGFNKSATFVNTPQPLEMLNR; encoded by the exons ATGCGGATTCTCTCCGGCGTCCTCGATTCCTCGTCCGCGCTTCTCTCCGGCGTCGTGGGCTCCGCGTCTGCCGCGTGCGCCCGCCTCGGGTTCTCGCGCGTGTCCTTCGTTCGGGCGGACCCCTCAAGCATGCCGGCTCCCGCTTgtaaagccgccgccgccacttccTCGTCTGCCGCAGCCGACGACGGCGCCCAGAAACCGTGGCTCTTCGTCGGTCTGGGGAATCCCGGAAGGATGTACAAAGGGACTCGCCACAAC GTTGGGTTTGAGATGATTGATGCTATCGCAGAAGCTGAAGGAATTTCAGTCAGCAGTAAGCAATTTAAGGCAATTGTCGGGAAAG GCCTCATTGGTGATGTCCCTGTAATGCTTGCCAAACCACAGACTTTTATGAATGCAAGTGGTGAGTCT GTTGGACAGCTAGTTTCATATTTCAAGATACCACTCAATCATTTAGTTGTG GATGAGGAGTATTATCGACCATTTGAAACAGAGCCGCAATTTTCCACGTCTAAGGATTGGTACTGCGATTATTTGcttccttttgttttcatccAGGCGAATGTCAGAAATATTATTCCCCAAAACTGTTGTGCAGGCATTGGACGGCCATCTGAGGAGATGGGTGCTATCAGTTTTGTTCTGGGGTCATTCAgcaaccaagaaaaggaagag CTTGAGGTGACGTTCCAAAGAGGCTTGCAGGCAGTAAGGATCATGGTCCGGGAAGGATTcaacaagagcgcaacatttgTGAACACTCCCCAGCCATTAGAAATGTTGAATAGATGA
- the LOC120667620 gene encoding uncharacterized protein LOC120667620 produces MPWSKHYYSAADPPRQTTGGGGGSASGEAKGDDDSLLSLSLGDIYSRKAPAARATADAGGLRSPVVEAPMVAAAAPVWPADVLGPTSAAAAAAVHYPPLRFDALVGESSGAFPAASTVPALARIATMLFPRDGNGVVPAPAGHGDGDGDGTPPAASTKRPAKRSRSGRRRSSATSGHSGAGASAHAAKQAGDDDATIEVEGGRHVVPPYPWSTERVGVHHSLAELSRRGVEAVTGELQCKRCHDLRVVTLDARARFNELHGYISRNVQAMDDRAPRRWKEPALPDCERCGQRGSMRPVIPADKHRINWVFLLLSEMLGVCTLEQLKHLCEHTHQHRTGAKDRVLYSTYMELCNQLLPNGLFDMEAERRKRGRPNIV; encoded by the coding sequence ATGCCTTGGTCCAAACACTACTACTCCGCGGCAGATCCGCCGCGGCagaccaccggcggcggcggcggcagcgctagCGGCGAGGCGAAGGGCGATGACGACagcctcctctcgctctcgctcgGCGACATCTACAGCCGCAAGGCGCCCGCGGCGAGGGCGACTGCCGATGCCGGCGGCCTCCGCTCGCCAGTGGTGGAGGCACCGATGGTGGCCGCGGCTGCACCCGTGTGGCCCGCGGATGTGCTGGGCCcgacgtccgccgccgccgcggcggcggtccaCTACCCGCCGCTGCGCTTTGATGCCCTAGTGGGCGAAAGCAGCGGCGCCTTCCCAGCAGCGAGTACTGTCCCGGCGCTGGCTCGGATCGCGACGATGTTGTTTCCCCGCGACGGCAATGGCGTCGTCCCCGCCCCGGCGGGgcatggcgacggcgacggcgacggcactCCGCCTGCAGCATCCACGAAGCGCCCCGCGAAGCGTTCGCGCTCTGGTCGCCGCCGCTCGAGCGCCACCTCCGGCCATTCAGGAGCGGGCGCGTCCGCCCACGCCGCCAAACAGGCGGGCGACGACGACGCGACGATCGAGGTCGAGGGCGGCCGCCACGTGGTCCCGCCGTACCCGTGGTCCACGGAGCGCGTGGGCGTGCACCACTCCCTCGCCGAGCTGTCGAGGCGGGGCGTCGAGGCCGTCACCGGCGAGCTGCAGTGCAAGCGCTGCCACGACCTCCGCGTCGTGACGCTCGACGCCAGGGCCAGGTTCAACGAGCTGCACGGCTACATCTCGCGCAACGTCCAGGCCATGGACGACCGCGCGCCGCGGAGGTGGAAGGAGCCGGCGCTGCCGGACTGCGAGAGGTGCGGGCAGAGGGGCAGCATGCGCCCGGTGATCCCGGCGGACAAGCACCGGATCAACTGGGTGTTCCTGCTGCTCAGCGAGATGCTGGGGGTGTGCACCCTAGAGCAGCTGAAGCACCTCTGCGAGCACACCCACCAGCACCGCACCGGCGCCAAGGACAGGGTGCTCTACTCGACCTACATGGAGCTGTGCAACCAGCTGCTGCCTAATGGGCTGTTCGACATGGAagcggagaggaggaagaggggccGTCCAAATATTGTTTAA